A region of the Bryobacteraceae bacterium genome:
GGTGAAGGGCGTGCTGCACCAGCAGGTCAGCGCCGCACACGGAGGGAGCCACTGATGCTGGAAGCGGTCCTGAGCCGGCTGGGCCTGCCCGGCTACGAGCCCGAGGCGGCGCGGCCGAAAGTTTACGGCGTCATCGGCGACTTTGACACGCCGGAGGACCTGCTGCGCGCCATCCGCACGGCGCGCGCGGCGGGCTACACGCGGATGGAAGCGTTCTCTCCTTTTCCGATCCACGGCGTCGACGAAGCACTCGGCGCGCCGCGCAGCCCGCTGGGCAGGATCGTCATCGTCTTTGCGCTGCTCGGGCTGGCGGGCGCGGTTCTGTTGCAGTGGTGGACCGGCGCGGTCGACTACAAACTGGTGATCGCCGGCAAGCCGCTGTTCGCCTTCGAGCCCTCAGTTCCCATCATGTTCGAGCTGGCGGTGCTGCTGAGCGCCTTCGCCACCGTGCTCGGCATGTTTCACCTGAACCGCATCCCGACGTATTACCACCCGTTCTTCAACTATTCGAAACACGGCGGCGCGAGCAACGACCGGTTTCTGCTGGCCATCGAGGCCACCGACCCGAAGTTCCGCGCCGACGAGGCGAAGCTGTTTCTGGATTCCTGCGGAAGCCGCCACACGGAGATCGTTGAAGCATGAACGCCGCCGTCCGCCGTCCTGCCGCTGCCGCGCTGCTGGCGCTGTCCTCCGTCCTGCTGGGCGCCTGTTCGAACTTTCCATCGCGCCAGCCGCCCATCTGGGTCTGGTGGGACATGAAGAAACAGGACAAGTACAAACCGCAGGCCGAAAGCGCGTTTTTTGCCGACGGCCGCGCCGACCGCACGCCGGTCGCGGGAACCATCGCGCAGGAGCTCTACCGGCCGGACAGGGCCTTTTCGACGGGCATCGCGCCCGACGGCAATTACGTGGCACAGAACCCGCTGCCCATCACCAGAGAGACGCTTCTCCAGGGCCAGCGCAAATTTGACATCTACTGCGCGCCGTGCCACGACCGGACCGGTTCCGGCCGCGGCATTGTGCCGGCAAAGTCCGTCTGGGTGCCCGGGAACCTGCACGATGAGCGGATCGTGAACTTCGTCGATGGCGAGCTCTACCACGTGATCACCAATGGCCGCCGCTCGATGCCCGGCTACCGTTTCCAGATCTCCGAAAAGGACCGCTGGGCCATTGTCGCCTACGTCCGCGCGCTTCAGCGCGCCTGGCGCGGCACGATGGCCGACGTGCCGGCGGAACTTCAGGGCAGGGTGAGATAACCGCGAGGCAAGAGGCATGGCCCGACACACTGAACACGCATCGGAAAGCTACTTCCTGAAGCCGGAGGCCTGGAGCGCCGTGCGCAACTCGTTGGCGCTGGTGGCGCTGGTCTCCTGGCTGGCCGCGGCCGCGGGTTACGCGGTGGACCGGAACCAGTTCTTTTTCTCGTATCTGGTCGCCTTCGCCTGGTTCGTTTCGGTCTCGCTCGGAGCGCTGTTCTTTGTCATGGTGCAGCATCTCACGGGCAGCGCCTGGAGCGTCACGGTGCGGCGGCTGATGGAGAACATGATGCGCACGGTGCCGCTGGCCTTCCTGGCGATCGTGCCCGTCTTTTTCGGCATCCACTCGCTCTATGAGTGGTCGCACGCGGAGGCGGCGAAGGATCCCCTGCTCAGCCAGAAGCTGGGCTATCTGAACGAACCGTGGTTCGTCATCCGGGCGTTCATCGCCATCGCGCTCTGGAGCCTGTTCGCGCTGCGGCTGTACGGAATCTCGCGGCGGCAGGACGAGACGGGCTCGATCGAGTTTACCCGCGCGGCGGCACGGTGGAGCGCGCCCGGCACGGTGGTGCTGTTCCTGACGGCTTCCATGGCGAGTTTCGACTGGGTGATGTCGCTGGAGCCGCACTGGTGGTCCACGATGTTTGGCGTCTACTTCCTGGCCGGCGGCGCGGTCGGCTTCATGGCCACCCTCATTGCCGTCTGTCTCGGGCTGCGCTCGGCCGGTTATCTGACGCAGTCGATCCGCGAAGAGCACTACCACGACCTTGGCAAGTGGCTTTTCGCGCTGACCACGTTCTGGGCCTACGTGACGTTCTCGCAGTACATGCTCATCTGGTACGGCAACCTGCCGGAAGAGACCTTCTGGTACTGGAAGCGGTTCCAGGGCACGTGGAAGGCCTTCGGGCCGATCCTCGTCTTCGGCCACTTCATCATTCCGTTCTTCACGCTGCTGCCGCGCGCCAACAAGCGCAACCTGAAGCTGCTGGGCTTCTTCGCCGGCTGGATGATGCTGATGCACTACTGTGACCTGTACTGGCAGATCATGCCGGTGCTGCACCCGAAGGGCTTGGCGCTGCACTGGCTGGACCTGGCCGCGTGGCTCGCCGTGGGCAGCGCTTACGGACTGGTTTTCTGGACGGGGCTGCGGGAGAAGCCGCTGGTGCCGGTAGGCGACCCGCGGCTCGAGCAGTGCCTCGCGTTCCACAACGTGTAAGGAGGATGGCATCGCATGTCTGAAGTCAAGCCGCCGCTGGATCCAACCGCGCCGGACACGGCCATCTTCATTGATGAGATCGACTATGACCACCGCGACGCCCGCGCCGGGCTGATCGCCGCCGTCAGCGCCGGCATCCTGATCCTGCTGGTGGTGATGATCGTTGGCGTGTACTGGCTGTATGTGGTGACCTACCAGCGGATCGATCAGCAGGTCTATTCCGGCGCGCCGAGCCGCGAGCTGCTCGCCATCCGCGAGCGCGAGCAGGAGAATCTTCATCGCTACAGCTTCATCGATAAAGAAAAGGGCATCGTGCGCATCCCGATTGACCGGGCCATGGAGATTCTCGCCGCCGATTACGCCGCGGGCAAAGTGAGCTACAACACGAAGACTTACCCGGCAAAGCCGGAACCGCCCGGCGGCGCCGCCGGTGGGGACAGCGCGGCCGCGCCGGCGCCGTCCGCGCCTGCGCAGACCGCGTCGAAGCAGTGAGGAGACGATGATTATGCGCCGCACCCTCCCCGTTCTGCTGGCCGCCCTGGCGGCCGCGGCGGCCGTGTGGGCGCAATTGCCCGCGCATCAGACGCCGCCTGAGCTTCAGGGTGTCGGCATTGAGGAAAGGCTCGGCCAGCGGATCGATCTGTCGCTCGAATTCATCGGCGAGGACGGCTACCCGCACGCGCTGCGCGAATACTTCTCCCGCGGCAGGCCGGTGATCCTGAATCTTGTTTATTACTCGTGCCCAATGCTGTGCTCGCTGGTCCTGAACGGGCAGGTGGAGGCGCTGCGGGCCATTCCCCAGACGGCCGGCCACGAATTCGAGATCGTCACCGTCAGCATCGACCCGACCGAAAGCTACAAACTGGCGTCGTCGAAAAAGGCCGCCTATCTGGCCTCGTACGAACGCAGCAACCAGGGCTGGCACTTTCTGGCCGACTACCAGAACAACGTGGCGAAGCTGGCGGAACAGGTCGGCTTCCGCTACCGATGGGACGACCGCACGAAGCAGTACGCGCACGCGGCCGCCATCATGGTTCTTTCGCCTGACGGGATGGTGAGCCGGTACCTCTACGGGGTGCGTTTCCGGCCGCTGGATCTTAGGCTGGCGCTGGCCGAGGCCGCCGAAGGCCGCACTGGCGTCACCGACCGGGTGCTGCTGTACTGCTTCCACTACGACCCGGCCGCCCGCAGCTACACGCTGGTGGCGATGAACATCATGCGCGCCGGCGGCGCGCTGGCGCTCGTCGTGCTCGGCCTCGCCCTGTACCATTTCTGGCGGCGCGAGCGAATGGCGGCTTCAACCCACAGGAACATGGTGACTGCGAAATGAACTGGTTCCGAGATTTTCTTCTGCCCCGCGGGGCGTCCACGCTTGTCGGCGAGACGGACGGGCTGTTCCTGTTCATCACGCTGCTGACGGTGTTTTTTTTCTTCTTCAACGGCGCGCTCATCCTCTATGCGGTGAAGCGCTGGCGGCGCCGTTCGGAGAAGGAAGTAACGCCGCACATCACCCATGACACGCGCCTGGAGCTCGTCTGGAGCCTGATCCCGCTCGTCGTGGTCATGCTCATTTTCTTCTGGGGCTTCCGCGGCTACGTGAAGGCGTGGGTGGCGCCCAACGAGTCGATGGAGATCATCGTCACCGGCAAGAAGTGGGTGTGGGAATTCGAGTACCCCGACGGCACCCGCACGCTGAACGACCTGCATGTGCCGGTCAACCAGCCGGTGAAGCTGGTGCTCACGGCCGAGGACGTGATCCACAGCTTCTACATCCCCGAGTTCCGGCTGAAACGCGACGCCATCCCCGGCCGCTACACGGAGCTGTGGTTCACCGCGACGAAGCCGGGCATCTACCAGGTGTTCTGCGCCGAATACTGCGGCAAGGGCCACTCCGACATGCTGGCGCGCATCTTCGTGGACACACCCGAGCAGTATGAAACGTTCCTGCGCGAAGGCGACGAGCAGGTGCGCAAGATGCCGCTGAAAGAGCTCGGCCGGCTCGTGTGGGAAAACAAGGGCTGCGCCACCTGCCATTCGCTCGACGGCACCCGCGGGCAGGGGCCGTCCTGGAAGGGCATCTGGGGCCACAAGCAGCGCGGCGCCGACGGGAAGGAATACCAGGTGGACGCCGACTACATCCGGCAGTCGATCCTCGCCCCGCAGGCGGTGGTCGTCGAAGGCTACCAGCCGATCATGCCGACCTACCAGGGCCTGCTGCGCGAGCGCGAAATCCTGGGCGTGATCGAGTTCATCAAGGATTTGCAGTAAGGAAGGGAGGCTGACGATGTCAGAGGGAGTCCTGCATGCCGGCGCCGGGCACGCCGTGCAGCACGCCGATTATCTCGAAGAGCCGAGGGGCCTCTGGAGCTGGCTCACGACGGTCGACCACAAGCGCATCGGCCTGATGTACATGTGGTCGGTGCTGTTCTTCTTCCTGGTGGGCGGCATCTTCGCGCTGCTGATCCGCCTGGAGCTGCTGACTCCAAGGCAGACCGTCATGGACGCCGAGACCTACAACCGGGTTTTCACCCTGCACGGCGCCATCATGACGTTCCTCGTCATCATCCCGGCGATTCCCGCCGCACTGGGCAACTTCGCCCTCCCGCTGCTGATCGGCGCCAGGGACGTGGCCTTCCCGCGCCTGAATCTGGCGAGTCTGTACATCTACTGGACCGGAGCGGCGATGGCGGTGGCGACGCTGGCCCTCGGCGGAGTCGATACGGGCTGGACGTTCTACACGCCGTATTCGACGACCACCGGCGGAGGCGTCAGCCTGATGGTGCTGGCCGCGTTCGTGCTTGGGTTCAGTTCCATCTTCACCGGAGTCAACTTCATCGCCACCATCCACAAGCTCCGCGCGCCCGGCATGGGCTGGTTCGAAATGCCGCTGTTTGCCTGGGGCATGTACGCCACGGCGATCATCCAGATCCTGGCGACTCCGGTGCTGGGCATCACGCTGCTGCTCATCGTGATGGAGCGCGTGCTGGGGGTTGGCATCTTTGACCCGCAAC
Encoded here:
- a CDS encoding quinol:cytochrome C oxidoreductase, with product MNAAVRRPAAAALLALSSVLLGACSNFPSRQPPIWVWWDMKKQDKYKPQAESAFFADGRADRTPVAGTIAQELYRPDRAFSTGIAPDGNYVAQNPLPITRETLLQGQRKFDIYCAPCHDRTGSGRGIVPAKSVWVPGNLHDERIVNFVDGELYHVITNGRRSMPGYRFQISEKDRWAIVAYVRALQRAWRGTMADVPAELQGRVR
- a CDS encoding membrane protein gives rise to the protein MARHTEHASESYFLKPEAWSAVRNSLALVALVSWLAAAAGYAVDRNQFFFSYLVAFAWFVSVSLGALFFVMVQHLTGSAWSVTVRRLMENMMRTVPLAFLAIVPVFFGIHSLYEWSHAEAAKDPLLSQKLGYLNEPWFVIRAFIAIALWSLFALRLYGISRRQDETGSIEFTRAAARWSAPGTVVLFLTASMASFDWVMSLEPHWWSTMFGVYFLAGGAVGFMATLIAVCLGLRSAGYLTQSIREEHYHDLGKWLFALTTFWAYVTFSQYMLIWYGNLPEETFWYWKRFQGTWKAFGPILVFGHFIIPFFTLLPRANKRNLKLLGFFAGWMMLMHYCDLYWQIMPVLHPKGLALHWLDLAAWLAVGSAYGLVFWTGLREKPLVPVGDPRLEQCLAFHNV
- a CDS encoding cytochrome c oxidase subunit 2, whose product is MNWFRDFLLPRGASTLVGETDGLFLFITLLTVFFFFFNGALILYAVKRWRRRSEKEVTPHITHDTRLELVWSLIPLVVVMLIFFWGFRGYVKAWVAPNESMEIIVTGKKWVWEFEYPDGTRTLNDLHVPVNQPVKLVLTAEDVIHSFYIPEFRLKRDAIPGRYTELWFTATKPGIYQVFCAEYCGKGHSDMLARIFVDTPEQYETFLREGDEQVRKMPLKELGRLVWENKGCATCHSLDGTRGQGPSWKGIWGHKQRGADGKEYQVDADYIRQSILAPQAVVVEGYQPIMPTYQGLLREREILGVIEFIKDLQ
- a CDS encoding photosynthetic protein synthase I; translation: MRRTLPVLLAALAAAAAVWAQLPAHQTPPELQGVGIEERLGQRIDLSLEFIGEDGYPHALREYFSRGRPVILNLVYYSCPMLCSLVLNGQVEALRAIPQTAGHEFEIVTVSIDPTESYKLASSKKAAYLASYERSNQGWHFLADYQNNVAKLAEQVGFRYRWDDRTKQYAHAAAIMVLSPDGMVSRYLYGVRFRPLDLRLALAEAAEGRTGVTDRVLLYCFHYDPAARSYTLVAMNIMRAGGALALVVLGLALYHFWRRERMAASTHRNMVTAK